TCCCACACCACTTAAGGGCAGGACAAAACGAAAACACCCCAGTTCCTGCTGTAAAAGCAAAAACTGGGGTGTAAGTGGTGCGCCCGGAGGGATTCGAACCCCCAACCTTCTGATCCGTAGTCAGATGCTCTATCCGTTGAGCTACGGGCGCATGCTGCGCTAGGCAACGAAGAACGATGTTACACCGGCCGGGGGAAAGCTACAAATCACCGAAACTCACCCCGGCAACCCCATCCCCCGGCACCGATCTCCCCGGCGGGTCTCCTCACAGCGGAGGTAAGGACAGCTATTGCCGACAGCAACCATCCGCAGCGCAGCATCCATCAGTGAAATCGCCCTCTGCATCCGCAGCGACATCGCCCCCTGCACTGTCATCCTGCGAAGACGGCGACTGACTCGATGAACCCGCAGCCACCTCGGAGTTTTCGCCGCGCAGTTGGGCAAATGCTGCGTAAAACACTTCCTCAGGTTGTGCACCGGATACCGCAAACCGATTGTTGAAAATAAACGTTGGCACACTAGTGATCCCAAGCTGAGCAGCCACCGCCTCATCCTGGCGAACCGCCGCCACATACGGTGCATCGTCGGCAATCGCCGCCTGTGCACCGGCACGATCCAGACCAACCTTCACCGCCACATCAACCAGCACCGCCGGATCACTAATGAGTAACCCCTCCGAAAAATAGGCCTGAAATAAGGCCTCCATCAGGGCGTTTCCCAAACCGTGTTCCGCAGCATAGTGCGCAAGCTGATGTGCCCGCAGTGTGTTGGTGTGTTTCATCGCCGCAAAGTCATAGTGCAAACCAAGCTGTGCACCCTGGTCGGCAATAGAGCGGTTGATGCTGCGTGCCTGCTCGAGAGGAATGGAATATTTCTTCGCCAGCAGCGCCTCAATCGGGGTG
The Corynebacterium choanae DNA segment above includes these coding regions:
- a CDS encoding DsbA family oxidoreductase; translation: MITIDIFSDIVCPFCYLGKQRLQHVIDQLDLADEVQITMRSFELDQQAHDYDGTPIEALLAKKYSIPLEQARSINRSIADQGAQLGLHYDFAAMKHTNTLRAHQLAHYAAEHGLGNALMEALFQAYFSEGLLISDPAVLVDVAVKVGLDRAGAQAAIADDAPYVAAVRQDEAVAAQLGITSVPTFIFNNRFAVSGAQPEEVFYAAFAQLRGENSEVAAGSSSQSPSSQDDSAGGDVAADAEGDFTDGCCAADGCCRQ